TGCTGTGGCCGGGTCTTTCCGCCGAGGAGATCGAGAGCGGTGTCTTCGTCGGCGACTCGATCCGGCTGGAGGCCACGAAGTTCTCCGGTCCGGACGGCCTGAGCCTGTTCACCAACGGCCCCAGCGGTGAACCCCAGATCATCGCCGACAGCGAGGACGGCCTGCCCGACGTCTACGACCTGCCCGCCGGTTTCCACGTGCACGAGAACTGGGCCTTCGAGAAGGCCGGCACCTACAAGATCACCGTTCGGGCCAGCGGGCAGCTGGCGAGCACGAACGAGGTGATCCGGTCCGCCCCGGCCGTGATCACCTTCAAGGTCAAGAACTGAGAGGGGGATCTGCCGTGCGTTCTGTCCGAACGATGATCGCAGCCGGGGCGGTCGCTCTGGCTGCCACGGTGGGCCTGTCCCTCCCGGCCCAGGCCGCCACCTTCTCCACCGGCCACATCGACATCCTGGACGTCGACTACACCGGCTCCGGCTCGCCCACCCTGAACATCAAGCAGTACTCACCGGCCGACGACGACGTCAATCCGGTGGGTAGCGTCATCCAGGTCCCGGCGGCGGCCCAGGCCACCCTGGGTTCGGGCCTGACCTGCGTCGGGGCCGCCACCGACACCGTCTACCGGCTTCCGCAGAGCCTCAACTCCAGCCTGCTCTACGCGGGCTGGAACACCGAGGGCTCCACCAGTGCCGTCACCCTGCAACTGGTCAGCGCCTCCACCCCCAGCGGCGGCAGGTTCGCCGTCTACCAGGCCGTCACCGGTGGCGTCAGCATCAAGCTCGCCAGCTCCGCCACCACCTGCGGCACGTCGTCGTTCTCGATCCCCGCCAACCAGCATGCCCACGCCAACTGGGTCTTCACCCAGGCCGGCACCTACACCCTGGTCTTCAGGGCCACGGTCGGCACCGCCACCTCCGGCAACATCGCCTACACCTTCAGCGTGGGCTGAGCCCTTTTCCGCTGCCCCACACGCCGGCCGTCCCGTTCGGTACACCCGCCGAACGGGACGGCCGGCGCTCACGGCCGGAGGCCGCCGTGCACGTTCGTGGTGTTCCGGGCCTCCCGGATCTCCCGCTTCATCGTCGACTCGCTGACACCGAACTGCTCGACACCGGCCTGCATCATCACTTTCCAGGCATGACCTTCCCGTAGCCAGCGGCGGACCGTATCGGCCCGGCTCTCCCCGCCCTGGCTCATCGGCCCGCTGACGTCGGGGGCCGCCACCTCCCGCGTCACCGCATCCCACGTCACCGCATCCGGGGCAGGCACCGCCGCCAGAACGATCCGCTGCCCGATCTCGGTATCGTCCCGCCGCCCGACCCGCTGTCGCCGGGCCGTCGTGACCCGTGGCGGCGCGGTATCCACGCGACGACGCCGGGAACGCCCGCTGCCCCACCCGCGCGTCTCGGCGATCGCCGCCACCGACACGAACGACACCGGCGGCGCGACGGCGAACGCCTCGGCCCACGGCAGTCCCGCCGCCCACGAGACGGGATCGGAGGCGGCGAGATTCGCCAGCACGATGAAC
This genomic stretch from Kineosporia corallincola harbors:
- a CDS encoding choice-of-anchor M domain-containing protein; translation: MRIATPLAAATLTAAAVLAGGPAQAAATVQISQGHVDAVDVAYEDGELGITIHDESVTPDVERDPADVVLVVKKEAKWTVPDDPAFAFLGAPGTKVWLLPEIQDENLLWPGLSAEEIESGVFVGDSIRLEATKFSGPDGLSLFTNGPSGEPQIIADSEDGLPDVYDLPAGFHVHENWAFEKAGTYKITVRASGQLASTNEVIRSAPAVITFKVKN
- a CDS encoding choice-of-anchor M domain-containing protein, with translation MRSVRTMIAAGAVALAATVGLSLPAQAATFSTGHIDILDVDYTGSGSPTLNIKQYSPADDDVNPVGSVIQVPAAAQATLGSGLTCVGAATDTVYRLPQSLNSSLLYAGWNTEGSTSAVTLQLVSASTPSGGRFAVYQAVTGGVSIKLASSATTCGTSSFSIPANQHAHANWVFTQAGTYTLVFRATVGTATSGNIAYTFSVG